The DNA region tcccagaggggcagagccagcaggggtcaacaccaggagcccagacatacttttgcacagccaggggaagtggcagacaccagcacagacaacaaacagctgagaccattgctgaagagcaacagtgctggagagcagccccaggggaaaaggagacttcaggcagccagagcccTCCCGCACACCTCAGggaactgaaggctataatacacaaagccagtaaccagactCACAATctccagaacaagaaacctgggacagagatctctgggccccaaaagcagaaatccattgtaaagccaggagaaagctaaccaacatgaaggagaacatgaaaaaaccaaggaccattgattctttttatggagacatgGATGATCAAAATATtaattcagaagagaacagcattgacactgtacccacatctgatacctcaaaaggcaatgtgaactggtctcaagcccaaaaagcattactgaaaGAGctgaaggaggattttaaaaaccaaattagggaggtaaaagaaaaaatgggggaaaaaaccactgatgaaatcaagtctttaaaaaataagattggcgaaatggctatggagattcagcaTCTAAATAGAGAAGATGACTCCCCaaaaggtgaaatcaaccaatcgGAAAAGGAtacccaaaagcaaaatgaagacagcaactcattaaaaattaaaattgagcaagtggaagctaatggatctatgaggcatcaaggactagtcaaacaaaatgtaaagaatgaaaaaatagaagaaaatgcaaaatatctgattggaaaaacaactgacctggaaaatagatgcaggagagacaatttaagaattattggtctattgGGAATTTacgatgaaaaaaaaagagccttgagggtatcttcaaagaaattatcaaagataactgcccagaggtcctacaaccagaggataaaatagtcattgaaagaatccagatcaccccctgaaagagatcccaaattgaaaactccaagaaatactatagccaaatttcagatttacaaagtcaaggagaaaatactacaagcagccaaaaacaaacaactcaaatgtcatggaactatagtcaggatcatgcaggatatttcagcttccaccttaaatgacaggacaaattggaatatgatattctgaagggcaaaggagctgggactacaaccaaggatcaactacccagcaaaattgagcataattttcaggcaaggagatggacattcaatgaaataagggaattccagaccttcctgatgaaaaggctagaactcgatggaaaatttgatcttcaaatacaaaactcaagagagacataaaaaggtaaacaggaggaaaaaacccccacaaaccttattaatcaataagagcaaattattttcatctttatataggattatatcatcttatgtatgttatatatatataatacattttatatattatatatgtatttgtgtatatatatatgtcagtcttgagaatagtacagttattatgacaattgaaagggatacacatagactgtgcaCATCTAtacaaaataactgatataagaataaaaaacataattaagagatgtaaagggagggttctgggagaagaggtaaggaggtagtagaaaagggtaaattacaccaaatgaagaggcacaaaaacacattatactagagggaaagaagggagggagaagagcagtgcttgagctttactctcatcatatttccttcaagaagagaaaaacataccctgataagtatagaaatctaacttgtcctacaggcagtaggaggagaaagggggaaaaagggagtggggtggtcagaagggaaggaagaagtaacaagtggaaaacggtaagataagggaggggaatcaagagggagggtaaactgaggaaggtggcagtcaaaagcaaaagcTTGTTCAGGAGTGGAGGGGGAAAGTGAGCAATAAAAGcagaaacagagggtaaataggatggagaaaaagatgcagatagtaatcataactgtgaatgtgaatgggatgaatttcccataaaacagaagtggatagcagaatggattaaaaaccataatcctacaatatcctgtttacaagaaatacatttgaaacagggggatacacacagggtaaaggtaaaaggctgcagtaaaatatattgcgcttcagctaaagtaaaaaaaaaaaacaggtgtagcaatcttaatctcagacaaagcaaaagtaaagatagatctaattaaaagagataagaaaggacactacatcttgctaaaaggcaccataaacaacgaagcaatatcattgtttaacatatatgcaccaagtggtatggcatgcaaattcttacagaagaggttaagggagttacagtaagaaatagacagcaaaactataataatgggagacctcaacctccccctctctgaacttgataaatctaacctcaaaataaacaagaaagaagttaagaagatgaagacaattttagaaaaggcaaatatgatagacctctggagaaaactgaatggggataaaaaggaatatacttttttctcagcggtacatggcacatactcgaAAATTGACCATggactagggcataaaaacctcacaatccagtgcagaaaggcagacatagtcaaagcatatttttcagatcatgatgcaataaaaattgtttgtcataaagaaccatggaaaaataagctaaaaattaattggaaactaaataatctaattctaaagaatgagtgggataaagaacaaatcagagaaacaattaatttcattcaagagactgacaataatgagacaacataccgaagcttatgggatgcagcagaagcagttttatatctctaaatgcttacatgaataaaatagagaaaaaggagatcaatgaattgggggtgcaactgaaaaagctagaaaaagaacaaattgaacatgtaatgtgataaatgtctaataaaaggaagggatagtgaattttgaaaaacgcaataggatcagattgattcccctaagaattatgtacagatgtgtatgattggctctaaaaatttatcaattctggaaattcgagctgataagtgtgttttggtaataagatcttaaatttggatgctaatacaagaaaattgtataagataatggtacgAGTGAAATATAACCCCTTTGTAAaatatctgtaagttatagtaagttaaaattgtctgagaatttctagatctgaaccagagaggcagaacttaaccctgcgtggctgggacctatgttgtgcttctttcttaatcatcaaattacatgtgttctgggaaccccgtgtgaggagtggacatctgagcctataggagcctcgccctgcggttccaagagcctgagagggacagcaccagACACGGACGGCTTTCTCATGGGATCCGGagccagaacctgagcaaagacctgctttttttcccttctgcgtccttgtgttcccaagactgttttttctgaatttttattatgttccctctgcttacttacaattagttcacaatttctgcccatccctggggatgtccaaatacagaaaagggaatacctgactccacctagatagggattttatcATTGGATTAATTGGTccttaggcgaaactttcagtttgcctttgaccaaaaaggaggaaaggtggaatgttttataccattttttttaaatttctggagtgcagtacccggggaggctccttggactctccttgagtcttccaactaggtcaggccttcccctggggccaacaacaacctagcgttccttttattgtcacccttGCTTAGcgtttttggttggcctcctaatttttattgctatgccccatcaggtcgttcctttttcaaggatttgaaaccccccatgagaaaaaaagtggggaatgttatacaaggaaaattaggaacccctgagaaacccctagctactgacaagcacccccagaaagaatggactcagatatctttggcatttagcaaaccccctgggactccatgactccaccaaggaatctcaatagataggaccatcccactgaaggataacctggcagatcctttctagcagatatccctggggctccgtgactccaccaaggaatgtaaatgagattatcccactagtacgataacctgactgaatcttttgatcagccaggacctttgttcctattcccccccactctgtacccccatatcctatataagccaaagCATccccccaacacatttgccattgatttgtggtgccgtaccccaatggccgctggctaataaattctccacttaaaacttatactctgtggtgtgtcttgctcgcttctggtacaacaatagaacaaatccttttattaaggggatttgttctctgaaatttggattcagtcaaagggccacacttgaggatctagagggccacatgtggccttgaggacacaggttccccatccctgctaaGCAACTTGAGGCCTATGTACCTTTTCAACATTATATTGCCAGCAGCAAAGACAGTGATTTTCACACCACCGTAAAAATACACAACTCTGaaagctgtaaaaaaaaaaaaaaaaacaccataacgcccacctaaaaaaaaaaaaaactttaaaaaaggaagacaaaaaactGCGATATCAAAGACATCAGGAAATGAGACCAACCATTTCACCATGTTCTTGCATAGTTTGTTATAGCTTGTTTCTCCTTTGGTTGTGGTTGCAGACTTTCTACTATTAGGCTATCAGGTGGATGGGAGATCAGTCGAACAAGATGTTTCTAGACAATTGTGGTTcccatttccccctctccctcacaCTCCCGTGCTCCTAATGTTTCTTCCTGGAATGGAGGAATAGGGATTCCTATCTTCTCTCACCAGCCTCTACCTCATGGTATAAAGGCACAAAGCAAAACCAATTTGCAAGTTAAATTCCTTTTATTCTGAAGATTCACAAACAAGACAAGAGTAACTGAAGGACTGGCAGACTCCAGGCCTTCATGTCCCAAGCCTGAGGAAATTCTCATCCATCACTTCTTGGGGGCTTCTGGGAAGTGCGTCTGCAGTGGCTCTGCCCTCAGGAACATCCCATCCTCTGTTCTGAGGATCACTTCTAGCTTCCTTTTGACTGGTTGGTCATCAGGGAGGATTCGGAATCGCAGTAGAGTGAGGGCCAGCACAACCTTCATCTCATACATGGCAAAGTTCTGGCCAATGCAGTTCCTGTTCAAGGGGAGGGTCTGCTAATTCCCAGCCTTACTCTGTCCTCCCACCACCACTCATGcgtacatgcacatgtacatgtacatggaaacactctcacacacacacatacacaaacacacacacaaacacacacatggaTAGGATGGGGCCTCTCTGTCTCCCGGGGATAGAGCTGGTCTCTCTTGAGGGTTTGGAGAAAACCACAATGACCCAAAAGGGTGAGGACATTTCCCCAGGACCTCAGAGAGGCAAATAGGAAAGCAGGTGCCATGGCCTTACCTGGGTCCAGCTGAGAATGGGATAAATGCCAGAGGTGACATCTTCTGGATTTTTTCTGGCTCAAAGCGGTATGGGTCATAGACCTGAGGGAGAGGTACAGATGAAGGAAGGTATGGATGACCCAGGGCCATACCAGGCAAGCAGACCTCTACCAGGGAGGCAAGGAAACTACCTTTAAGGCAGCAGACCATCCCCTGTGAGGAGATCAGTGTTGCAGTCTCTTgccttcctgcttctgctccttaGAGACAAATCGGGGCTTCTTCTATATTCATCCTAGGCAAAGGCCCAACCCTTTGCCATGAGTGTCCTTGACCCCTAGGTCTGGCCAGATAACATGAGAAGAATGGGAGTAGGTACCTCAGGGTTGGGCCACACAGATGGATTGTGGTGGATTCCAAAAATGCTGAGCAAACAAGTACACCCTgttaagaaggaagaaatagagagcccAACATGGCCTGCAAATTCAATACATGCACCCATCAGTGTTCTCCCTCAACCCCACTCCTTCTCCACCAACTTTCTAAGTATCATTCCTCAGCCACTTCCTGAAGAAAACCTAGCAcctgctctctcccttctcccacacTGCACACCCAAATGCGGCCTCTGtatgccttgccttccccttaCTGTGCCACATATGACTGGGGAAAGCCTACCTTCGGGGATGATGCGCCCATCAGGTAGTTGGATGTCCTTGGTGCACTGACGAGCAATAACAACAACTGGTGGGTGCAGCCTCAGGCTCTCCTTGATACACATGGTCAGGAAAGGCATCTGGGACAGGTCATCCCTGGAGAGAGCAGACCTGTCATCCTGGGGGAGGGGCCTCGAACACCCAATGCCACACAGAGAGAAGGCAATGTGACAGGATCAAGACATTTTGGTCCACAGTCtccagagttgggagggaggggtTAGGGAGAGTTGGGGACACTGACAGAGATGTgatcaaagaagagagagtgagaaagccCAGCATGTGGGATGGAGTCTTTAGCAGAGAAATCTCTCTACCTGTTAGCCCTGGGTTGTATCTGTGGAGAGTTATCCAGAAAACCATCAAATGGTCAAGAAACCCTCCTGTCTACTAGGGGAGAGTTATTTAGACAGGCAAGGACTGTCATCTATAGAGGCAAAGCTCTAGCCAGGTCAGTGTGAGGCTTGGGGATGTTTCTTTTGAGGAGTGTCCTCAGCTGTGGCTGGGGTGGTCTAGGGGATGAGCTCCTAATCATCTGTTCTATAGGAATCCTCTCAGTCTCATTCCACACTGACCATTCAATCTCCTCTGGCTGACGACCCCTCAGGAGCTCCTGTATTTCCTGACGACAGCGGTCTTGGTATTCTTGGTGGTGGGCCAGGTTGTAGAGGGCCCAGGAGAGGCCACTTGCTGTTGTGTCATGgcctgggaggaagagaaaagactcCAGAGAATTGGTATGGGGGTGAGGAGGTTTCTATTAGTGAACTGTGGAGTGAGAAGAAACATCATGACCACACTGAAATCAGCACAGGCTCTGAGGGGACAGCTCCTTCTAGGCTAGCCCTGATCAAAGCAGGAATCACTGAGACTGACATCAGAAATATGAAATGAATGGGCTTCTTAAGGGAAAATGCCCTCTaaatccccagcacccttacccTTAGACACTCCCACTCCATCTGCTCCCTTACCCTCAAACATGAAGGTGTCAGCCTCAGCCCGAATGTCCTTGTCTGACAAAGTCTTCCCATCTTCATCCTGGAATAGTAGATATCTGTGGGTTCTTGGCCTCTTTCTTTCCCATGAGTAGCTCTACTCGGGATCCCCTCAAAAGCAACCCACTACCCCCAGGCACTGCTAATGGTGTCAGGTATCATACCTAGAATCCTTGAGACCTAGCCCAAATGCTTAGCATAACTCGTACCCCCATAGCCTGCTAAAGCACCTGACACTGTCCTCTGGACTCCTACTGCACTTATAGAACCACACCATGAAAGTCACCTGATATGTTCAAAACCCTTAGAAACTACATTGAGAACTGCCCAGAATCAGATACTGCTGGAAGACACACCTAGAATAATAGGAACTTGGACTTAGAGGGGACTCTTACCCAAAGCATGAATTCCTTCTGAAGCCAAAGACTTATTCCTAGCTTTGGCATACCTTGGGAGTATCAGGATTCTTTGATAGGCACTTTACCCTCTAATAAGTCTGGTCCCTTCCTCTTTAATACTCTCTCCCATGCACTTTTATACCCTAGAAATTCTAGATATTTCCAACATACCCTAGTGTGTCCTTTGATATAGCTAGAAGCAGTCTTAATGGTACTCCTAAATAAATCTACAATGTAGGAAATTACCTTTGATTTACTTAGAACCACAGAAATATTTGAGAATATGCCTGGAATCCTATTAACTACCCTGATATACCTAGAAATAACCTCAGGGGATATGCTTTGAGATTATTTCTAGGTATCGTAGGGTAGTTAATAGATTCCAGACATATTCCAGATAGGATATAACTAACTATGCTTAGAACTCAGATTACTCCTTTCATATACCCAGAACAGGTTAGCGGTAGCTATTTCACCCCACCCATGGGAGGAAAGTAAAGGGACACTTTTCCAATACACAATATTGTATGTGACTCAGCTCTGAGGCATATATTATGGAACCATGAAACTGCCCTTGGCAACCAAGCCCTTCAATTTCCCCTGGctgtcctcccccacctccccatggTCCCTCAGGGCTTCTGGAaaactccctcccttcccacttctcccTGTAGCTCTGATGCTCACCTTGGCCAGCAGCAGAACATCTATGAAGTCCATGGTCTTTCCTTTGGTCTTATTTTTGATGAAGGCCTCAGTACCTTGTTCAGCAAGGACTTGGCGCCGGGCTTGGATGACAGCATCTGTGAAGCTATGTACAACTTTGCAAGCCCTAGAAAACTGCCTTCCCTGGCTGGTGCGGAAGTATATAGCATCAAAGTATAGGAGTGGCTCCATGTTGCGTTTTGACACGAGGGCACTTAATTCCGAGATGGCAGAGATGTAAGGACTTGGTTTCCTGTGCAAAGTATGGGGGCCAGGGTCAGGGGTCAGGCCACGTGAGGACCCTGAGAGAACCGCAGACCTTCAGACTCCACACAGCTCAGACTAAGCTCTTCAAATGTCCTTCCAAAGCAGCCCCCTCCCAACTTGCCTGGCATAGTCACTGACATGACCTCTCCCCAGTCTGtcactcaggctcaaaacctcTCTCGGCCACAAAtcccatctcttcttcctccataatatataatcacagaatctcagaaaagacctcagaggccatgaagGCCAACCTGGACCTGAACAAGGATTCCCTCTGCAGTATCCTTAATGGGACCCAGCATCTacttggagacctccagtgatggaaaACACACCTCTTTCCAAAGAAGCAAATTTTCAGCTTTTTGACAGTTCTAATTATTGAGAAGTGGGTTCTTTCCCCCTTTATATCAAACCTCAAACTGCCTTTCTACAATTTCCACTAATTAGACCTAGTTTTGTCCTCTAAAGTAGATAAtgataaatctaatccctctcaGGGACCCAAAATTCAAATACTTCAAATACTTGTGAACTCTGTTGGGGTATGGCACCAGCATGATGTGGCACccacatttcctttctctctctgtctgtaacTAGCACTCATATTGACAGCCCTGAGGtggtgaagaggaagaagggaggcaggTCCAAGTGGCTGGGATGGGAGCTCATTCCCGGAGGTACACCTGGCCATGGTCAGCCATGCTgctacactcactctgagcctcTTGCCCATGTTTCCCATTTATAAAGTCACAAGGATGCCAGTAACTCTAAAACATGAAACATTTGCTATCTGCAAAGGGAAAATCAAAAGCAATCACATCATTATTCAACAGAAGACAAAAGCAAGAAGAACCAGAACATAACAGTCTACCCATAAACACTGGGTCATACTCTTCTACTGGGTTACAAGGATGGGGAGAGTGGGCACAAACCTATAGAAACCTAGCAGTGAGGAAAGAGCAGGAAATCCATGTCCAGGTCTTAATGCCCTTTTTAGATAAAGTCTGCACTGCTGTCGCATACTGGGCAAGACCACTCCTATTACACTTCTCTAGACTCTCCTGTTGAACGAAGACCCTTCTCTGGTACTCCTGGGCCATGGAAGCAGCATTAAGCTCTTTCAGTAACAACACTGTTATGTCCTTTCCATGACAAGCAGTTCCTATAAGTATGGAATCTGTAGAGATTTATCAATTTGTTCTCTGAGCTATGAAGACTGTTTACCTCCTCATAGAGAAATGCCAGTAGAGGGCAATGCAGGCATAAGAGACTTTCCTTGTTTCAAGACAAGCCCAATAAGACCTTTAAACCACGGAGGATTCTGCTTTGCTCGAGTCAGCTAGTAGCATGAGCTCTCTTCCCAACAAAGCACCTCCTAGGGAAGCTGCAGAGCCTGCCTTGTTTTCAATCTCCTTTAAAACTGTTTCATTGCAAGGCAAAACAGCCGGGACAGCTCTTCAGTTACAGCACAGAAGTATCCTTTTCTCTAATTAGCTCCAGAAAGAAAGCATTTCTCCACACTCTCTCcactccccaccacacacacccaAGCTGAACAGTGGGGTAGTGCAGGCTCTAAACTCTTTACTCAGATTTTGATTcacctattctttttttcctaacgCTTTTCCTGGCTTCTATGCTTTTTGCTTCTGTCTGGAGCTTCTCTGACCTTCCCTTCTCAGTCAGCTTCTACTTTCAGTTTCTATTCTCTGCCTTCTAATGCCTCAAAGCAAGGTCTTGTCATGGGtaatgtttaaaatgaaaaacCTAAAGTCCACATTTCTATAAAGTataacacaaatatttattagactAAAATCGCATAGCCCCCAAAAGAGTTCTGCAATGCAGAGCTGTTCATCAATAAAGTCCTGAAAATATTAAGATTCAGATTAGCTGCTGGAAAACAATGTGTTGCAGTGATCTCTAACATCCCTCCATTCTTTTGCATGTGAGTTGTTTTCAAACACACTTTCTTAGCACTTTTATTAGAAAGTCTGTTTTCTCTAAGAACCCCAAACTATTTGTGTTtcttcaaaacattttttcacacaGAGgcccttttgtttcatttttcagaagataAATCATTCACATAAGAAAACCTTACACCTAAAAACAGCTATCACTTCTGTTGAGGCAGCTAAGTTGCACACCCGATGGATATAGCACCctgcctggaatcagaaagactcatcttcctgaggtcaaatctagcctcaaacacttacaagctgcgcgaccctgggcaagtcacttaaccctgtttccctcagttctttATATGTAAAGTGGGCCAGAGGGGGAAATGTTCCACtccattacctttgccaagaacaccctcAAATGCCATCACAGTCAGACACCAGTGAACAACAAAtcacctccctccaccccacctccaggcagttccttcaactgatcatcTGGTATGGTGTGCTCTCCAGTCTCTTCACAatcctatttatccttctctggaCAGTATAGATGTTTGAGATCCAGTACTGAACACAGTACTTGCAGATGTGGCCTTTTctacctccctttctttccccacaATTTTTACCCTGGTAAATGTTAACCTTTGATTATCATAGTCCCATCACTTCTGATGCAGgcttgcccccagaaaagagggaaagactgAGAAGATACGTTTAAAGAAAAGGCTGTGCTTGACCATCTCTGCCCATCTCTTTTGGTTTATGTTGTGCTTGACCTCTTCAGTTGTTTGAATGCAACTCTTTGAATGAGACTCCCAAGGGTGCACAGaacacaaagaaacagaaagatggaTGCACAATGAAAACTACTAGGTAGggctttccttctctcccactcAGAGGTCTCACCAGAATTTCTTGGTTTCTTGTCAATCTAGTTAGCTCTGTAATATTCCAATTACTTTAAACAAAACAGGCCCAGACTTCTGAACAAGAACTCCCTCTACAGTATCCTTACTGGGCCCCAGCACctacctgaagacctccagtgatggaaaACATGCCTTTTTCCGAAGAAGCAAATTTTCAGCTTTTTGACAATTCTAATTATTGGGAAGAGGGCTTTTCCCCCTGTATATCAGTCCTCAAACTGCCTCTCTACAACTTCCATTAATTAGACCTAGTCTGCCCTCTAAAGTAAATAATGATAAATCTAAGAAATGACAGACAACTTCAGATGGGAAGAAAGAATAGCAACAGATTCTGCCTTCCTGCCCAGCAGAACAACAGACCAGCTTTGATTGTACTAATATCTGGGCCAGTGATGTGCAACCTTTTTTATCACAGCATAGTATTATTTTTTTGCCAGATAGAATTTTGGCACATAACTGGAGAATCAAAGGacttgcatgtgtatatacaattGCAAATATGAAGCCAATACAATTCAAGGCATGCCTACCAAAAACTCATGGTACACTTTTTGAAAACTAGACTAagtgtcagctaggtggcacagtggatgaagcTCTGCaagtggaggcaggaagacttgagttcaaatctggtctgaggcacttactagctgtgtgaccctgggcaagtcacttaacctctgtttgcctcaatttcctcaactgtaaaaggagggtGATGACAGTGCCTTCCACAAAGggttgtttgtgaggatcaaatgaggtcatattagtgaagtgcttagcacagtgcctggcacatggtagtagtctctttataaatgcttaatcTCTTCCCAGGTCCGTTACTCCTTCATGACTGGACTAGGGTAGATGCTTTCTAACTACTctatttccaattcatcctgcacAGCTCCTGTTCTCAAATCAATCTTCATAAACAACTTCTTTGCACATAACCCCCAACTAGGATAATTATTTGAATGATCTTTTTCTATAATGGAATTTAcatgtcttatttttttaattgtaaaaataGAAATTCACTCCTCCCTACAGCCCTCCTATTTCACAAGAGATCCTGACTCACCTCCATGCAAAATTCTAAAATTCAGCTCAACATCTTCTATATATATCAGAGCCTGCCCCCCCACACaaccttttaaatgtttttattgaaagcaatctctgctctcccctccccagacTTGAAATTTTAGGCATCTTTAATTTTGTACTCTCCCTCACCCACCCACATTATATTCAGTTGGCAACTCCTACTGATTCTATGTCCTCATCTCTCATTAGGGCCCCTCCACTCATATTTGTCAACATGATAGTTAAATCTTAGTCTTTTTTACCTTAATTACTAGACTACTGattaatcttcttccttctagGCTCTGAGTCCCTTAAGCCTACTTCTTATGTTAAGAAATAAATCTTTCAAATGCACTGATATGACTATATTACTCCACTATTCCAAACTCTCCAAAGGCTCCTCATTGCTACAGAATATAATACAAAATCT from Trichosurus vulpecula isolate mTriVul1 chromosome 1, mTriVul1.pri, whole genome shotgun sequence includes:
- the LOC118850379 gene encoding leukotriene-B4 omega-hydroxylase 3-like, which gives rise to MLPSFEWLSHQLGLPRLELRVSSALVLIFLTLSIWILGNVLIFLHQFYIKTRKLRCFPEPPLRSWFKGHAGLITPSEEGIKNVIKFVSTFREVFLLWGGPFHSIIFICHPDYLRPITSASANIVPKDKLLYGLLKHWLGDGLLVSKGEKWFQRRRLLTPAFHFDILKPYIKIFNKTTDIMHMKWQHQCVGGSFHLNVFEHISLMTLDSLQKCVFSHDSRCQEKPSPYISAISELSALVSKRNMEPLLYFDAIYFRTSQGRQFSRACKVVHSFTDAVIQARRQVLAEQGTEAFIKNKTKGKTMDFIDVLLLAKDEDGKTLSDKDIRAEADTFMFEGHDTTASGLSWALYNLAHHQEYQDRCRQEIQELLRGRQPEEIEWDDLSQMPFLTMCIKESLRLHPPVVVIARQCTKDIQLPDGRIIPEGCTCLLSIFGIHHNPSVWPNPEVYDPYRFEPEKIQKMSPLAFIPFSAGPRNCIGQNFAMYEMKVVLALTLLRFRILPDDQPVKRKLEVILRTEDGMFLRAEPLQTHFPEAPKK